cggaacgcgACGTTGTTCTGGCAGACTTTGCCCACACttcccgatgtctttcacaaacgggaatgggagtcactgtgtgacgtcccggtcacttgtccttccgtactgattcaggagttttactccaacatgcatggattcgattattcagtacctctctttgtcACTCGCGTTTGAGGTACGCGCATTGTCGTCAAATCGGAGTTGGTATTCGATGTGCTCCATGTTCCGAGGGTTGCGCGTCCTGACTACCCTAGCTGTGAGCGTCtaaggactgtgtccaaagacgagatgatttctgctttctgtgagcgcccttctgattggggtgagcaccaGTATACGttatgtcgaccttttgctaaagttCCTCATTTCTTGAACATGGTAATGACGTTTGTTTTGCATCCTTTTTCTcattacaactctatcacagagcctcatGCTCATTTTTAgttgtctcttattgaggatcttaccattgactttccttcacatttcatcttttctatcttagatgtgtataaggatacggctacccgtgataagcttatctttccttctgctatcacgaggattttacgccatttttctatcACTTTTCCTGTCTCCGACCCTTTTTCTGTTATGGTTTCCACAGATACCGCTACCGTAAAACGTAATGAGGCACAGTTTTGGTCGCGTCAGACAGGTTCAGCCGCTCCCTCCTTCTGTTCCACTCCATCCAGATCGGCTCGTGCTTCATCCTCTCCCTCCTCCTCTTCGagcgatgtgtcactaggagatattatggcgcagcttcagcgcatggatgctcgcctcgatgcactctctacagagttgtattaggtgaatgttcgtgttggtcgcattgctaggTGATaggcgaccatgggtggttttgctcttgaggcttctcctccaccacctcctatgGCTTCCACGTCtggggatgatgatggtgatgatgatgatgcttcggatgatgatggagatgctagctctaccgatgagatgtctacttgacactctaccttttgtcactcgtgacaaaaagggggagtagttttttggttatgagagtagtcatgctTAGGGAGAGTTTGTATAGggacatttttgttagggggagtgttgagtgcTGAGGGAGGTAGTGAGGATTaattgtatctttttcttttctctactttcgatacatttttttcttgtaccttaggtcttgtgaccattattacatacattgtgctcatttttgttatatatatatgatgttgtatgtttctttcacctatctctacatgtgatgtttcttttctttctttattcacatgtttctttatttgtatgcaatctattatttttgtttcacactaagatgcgttgatgagttttgtttaaagtgtttcagaaatacaggttgtcaaagtctacttgtcatcaactctcttcttgcaaagttttttaagagtttgtgttaggatagattttattgtattcaataagtgtatatgagttgagtgatttatgacttctcccatatgttcatttgttggttgtggttttgtcacgaattgccaaagggggagattgttaggacatatgtgtttcacttgtttagaacatatgtcattcattatttatgtaattggctaatcctttgtcaaaacgcactttacttgtaattgggtagatttaggatgaggttaatgcttcaagaaacaaggtttcaagatcaagtgtaaagccatgcaagtctgtccaagaaacaagttgagaagtgctccttattaaagctcgacagctgcatctatcgagctttaagaagctgttctagccccaaggctcgacagctgctcgatagcaccttgacacctgtagctgtcgagatttaagaaaaacagattcctagttctgttttaactctaatccgtggatgtgtctttgggccttcttttctcctaactctagacatataaaaggattattttaagggctgtcaaagggtggcaagttgcacaagcattgagaattccatgttcatgcaaattgtaacttgagatgaagttcttgccctagttcatatttcttgtgaagaagttgctgtgtctttgcaccatagggttttgtaaccaagcatcttcttgatctttatcgtgtggatgaattgaagaactttgcagccaacaaatcttctctagttggtgattgaagtcgcgtactgggattcgcgcaattggttagtcacgtacttgggagtcgtgcatcaaaaggagaaactgtcactacagaacaagtccaattgggtattagggtaagggttcaactgttggttggtataaggtactaggattcctttacttgtaaccgcttgttgtgatagtggagtttcgggagtagtgaccttaaattcacccggtggggtttttgccgtgtaggttttcaccattcgtaaacaaatcaccgtgccATTTAATTTcagctgcatacttagtttaattggtgatttgtttgtgctaccatgcgctttgcatgttaacttgattaattaataacttggctaattaatcaacttaattcatcacaaggggtcaattcgtttttggcctatcagaaGCATTTACTTCCAAATACTTGGAAGTATTTCACCTTAGGCTTCTTTTCCTTCCAAATCTCATATGATGTCTTCTTTGTTCCCGCTCGGAAGAAAATCCTATTCCCAATGTGACATGATGTATTTACCGCTTTAGCCTAAAATTTCCATGGAATGTCTTTGATAAGAAGCATCACTCTCGCCATCTCTTGGATCACCCGGTTCTTCCTTTCAACAAccccattttgttgtggagtctTTGGGGTTGAGAATTCCTTCTTGATTCCATGCTCATTGCAAAATGCTTCAAATTTGGTATGCTTAAACTCCTTCCCATGTTCACTTCTAATTTTGACTATGGGAACTCCCTTTTCATTTTGGAGCTTTTTGCGTAGTCTTTCCACCTTGTCACTTGCCTCCGAATTTTCTCTAAGAAGTTCCACTCAAGAGTACCTTGAGAAATCATTAACCACAACCATGATGTACCTTTTCCCGCCCTTGCTTTCCATTCTCGTTGGACCCATTAGATCCTCATGAAGCAACTCCAATGGACGAAATTTAGCAACAACATTTACTTTGGGATGTGTTGATTTAGTTTGTTTTCCCAATTGACATGGGCCAAAAAcatttttctctatctttccAAATTTTGGCAAACCAATCACAGCTTCAAGCTTTGAAACTTTTACCACTTGCTTATAAGTTGCATGTCCAAAATGTTGGTGCCATAACTCCAACAAATTTAGTCGTGCACTCTGGCATGATACATTTGGCTTGGGAACTACGCCATAGCAATTATTAGTGGTCCAAAGTCCCTTCAAGACTTGCACACCTTCTTCATTGAGAATTAGACACcctttctttgaaaattgaactaaaaaGTCTTTGTCGTATATTTGGGTGATACTCAGCAAGTTTGCTTTTAGCCCTTTGATGTAAAGAACATCAGTGAACAACAGAAGTCCTGAAATATCAATAGTTCCCTTTCCAAGGACTTGTGAGTGGCTCCTATCTCCAAATGTCACATAACCATTCTCCTTCTTCTTAAGGCTCTTAAAGAGTGATTTATCCCCGATTATGTGCCTTGAACACCCACTGTCAAGATACCACAAACATGAATTAAACACTTTCAATGTGGTATGCACAAAGAGACAAGCATGAGACGAACATTCTTGATTTTCAAAACAAGACTCATCTTTCTTTACATCATTCATGGATGActgaagttttctttttagaCTATCAAGTTTATTACACAAATGTCTattcattttcttatattttggaaCTAAGGAAGTAGACTCACGAAATCTATTATGAAGCTCTTGATTCCTATGCTTTAAACATTTCAGCATGTGGATGAACATTCTAGCATGTTTCCTAGACTTGAATAACTCTAGGAGCTCATTGTTGGGACAATCTCCAAAGATGCTCATAGAGACATTATCACAAACACATGAACTACACTTCATGTTGGCCTTTGCCATTGCTATATGCATAGCAATACAAGAGGTCTAGGATCACCCTAAGATAATGAAATCTAATAAGTgtacccgctctaataccaattgaaagattggatttgtgctaaaacctgataggctaagaatgtattgacctcttgtgatgaattaaccaattaatttttcaagtgaattaattaggttcaattacatgcgatgagtgtggtagcacaaaaaaatcaccaactaagttaatatgcagcaaaaaataaatttgacacagtgatttgtttactaatggggaaaacctatgaggcaaaaaccccatcgagtgattttaaggtcactactcctaagaattcactattatcaaaaaagtggttacaagtaaaggaatcccagtaccttatgccaacctacagttgaacccttaccccaatacccaattggacttgttctgtagtgacaatctctctttgtattgcacggctccaagtatgtgactaaccaatagatgtgtagatcccagtacacgacttTATCACCaatttgagaaggatgttgactgcaaagttcttcagctcatcacacgatgaagagcacgaagttgcttggtcacaaaacgctacggtgtacaaacacagcagcttcttcaagatgaactagggcaaactaggttttcggtcactcttcttcacacttgtgcaattgtgctcttgtacAACTGTGTTTCCTGTGATGACCcataaaataatccttatatatgtttagggttgtgagaaaagaaagtccaaacatacattcacggattggatgaaaattagaacaaaaaatctgtttttcataaacctcgacaaataccctatctatcgagcagctatcgagcctcgggctgaaaTAGcattttaaacctcgatagatactagctgtcgagctagctgtcaagctttaatgaacaacacttattcacttgattcttggacaaacttgcatggctttaacacttgaacttgaaaccttgtttcttgaagcattaaacacatcctaaatctaccaaaatacaagtatagtgcgttttgtcaaaggattagccaatacataaaatgttgacatatgttcctaacatgaattaCATATGTCCTAAGTTTACTCTTACCTAAACTAAGTGTGGAACAAGAGTAAGTGAAGTGCAATCACCGAAACTACTCAAGTGCACAAACATGAACAATAAATAATAGATGTAAAACATAAGAGTaaaggaagagaaatgcaaatacaagatgACATCATGACGTGTTATTGaaaaggaaactgaagaacttggCAAAAAATCTCACTAcaaccctccaagtcgaaatcgatccactagagaataaagttggagtacatgaataacaaaagaccctccaagcctagtctacccaatgtacttgagccctccaagctcctactaccaatggacttcttagagtcatgtcttctctagctttccgaaTCCCGTAATACgcccaattgcatccgccaagcctcaccggtttcttttggcaaatccccaaagcttcccgAGTTCCAAAACATTTTCTACACTCTAAAAAGGTGTGGTTTGCATTTGGgaacaaatctcctctcaaggtatgacaatgggagagggaaggagaaaaggCTAAAATGATTTCttactaaggatgagtagccctctctctaaaagatgggtgtgttgtGTTGAAGAAAACTTATCTAGGGTATTTCTCTCTGAATAgcctctcatacttttgtgggtaatgaaggtatatatagtatgggtgaagtgTAAGAAAGTCACTCTTAAAGTCCTCTAGAGagagagtttcgcgggtacCTCGCGGGTTGGCCCTTCTCGCGAGACGCTCACGAAATTGACAGCctagcatgactcttcagcttccagcatgtgctccTCATGTGCCCTTTTCACAATAACCTTTACCCATGAACTTCTTGCAAGTTAGTCGCAAAATTGCACTAAGTCTTTATTTCATGCTCGAtttttcaccaacttaatactaaacccaatacagtAAAATCCATCAAAATACcaggaaataaattaaagaaatcacaacaatttttgtcatggaataaagccaatataaaacatagttgtaaattacaactttacagaaggtaaccaaggggttGCTCTACCTCAGAACCTAAGGcaattgagaggcttctctatctcaatcttgaactgtaacgaccaaggggcttctctacctcggaaCCTATGGTGAttaagaggcttctctatcacAATCTTGAATTGTggtgaccaaggggcttctcttcCTTGATCTGAATGGAAggtgaccaaggggcttctctaccttagATCTTGTGGCGATTGAGAGGCTTTTCTATCTCAATCTTGCATTATGACGACCAAGGGGCTTCCCTACCGCGATCtgaatggaaggtaaccaaggggctgcTCTATCTTTGAACCTGGGGCGAtcgagaggcttc
This genomic stretch from Castanea sativa cultivar Marrone di Chiusa Pesio chromosome 9, ASM4071231v1 harbors:
- the LOC142608987 gene encoding uncharacterized protein LOC142608987, with the translated sequence MAKANMKCSSCVCDNVSMSIFGDCPNNELLELFKSRKHARMFIHMLKCLKHRNQELHNRFRESTSLVPKYKKMNRHLCNKLDSLKRKLQSSMNDVKKDESCFENQECSSHACLFVHTTLKVFNSCLWYLDSGCSRHIIGDKSLFKSLKKKENGYVTFGDRSHSQVLGKGTIDISGLLLFTDVLYIKGLKANLLSITQIYDKDFLVQFSKKGCLILNEEGVQVLKGLWTTNNCYGVVPKPNVSCQSARLNLLELWHQHFGHATYKQVVKVSKLEAVIGLPKFGKIEKNVFGPCQLGKQTKSTHPKVNVVAKFRPLELLHEDLMGPTRMESKGGKRENSEASDKVERLRKKLQNEKGVPIVKIRSEHGKEFKHTKFEAFCNEHGIKKEFSTPKTPQQNGVVERKNRVIQEMARKQAPRAWYNRLTSYLLDHGFKRGQADRTFFVKRDDKSLLVAQVYVDDIVFGSTIVNLAQKVLEEMKKEFEMSMVGELNYFLGLQVKQWKDGIFISQKNYAKNLVKRFNLDSKKHASTPMSSSVKLSSNPAGVEVDPTLYRSMIGGLLYLIASMPDIAFSVGVCAHFQAAPKDSHMTMVKRIIWFVNGTSDYGIWYSRDLNDYLVGHSDADWAEYVDDRKSTSRGCFYLGNNLVSWMSKKQNLVSLSTAEAEHIIAGSCCAQLLWMKKLLHDYGISQDTMCIFCDNTSAINLSKNSVQHSKSKHIEIRYHFIRDLVEEKIVWLEFINIDNQKADIFTKPFDGHGFESLR